One genomic segment of Dromaius novaehollandiae isolate bDroNov1 chromosome 12, bDroNov1.hap1, whole genome shotgun sequence includes these proteins:
- the ECM2 gene encoding extracellular matrix protein 2, with protein MQATFFVYYFLLVSLCIDCFQNGTSAIPRRQRRRMRYRALRASSSAGHRSQRQLRTRLPAPAPVVPSIPLIHIDDGVMGVFDSLIGLGEHESSYSVLPGKQGHCIANGMIMYDKAVWSPKPCITCLCSKGKVLCDTTMCHPLKCHTTIIPAGECCPVCSDIASSLDPSIISMDDLTELSGDSPEPNDLGNPIIQSSAHTQGEKDELITTEGTEFKEKEILKADEKKRKRKGKKNRQKAYHKGEKPITRKDEERRPSYEEEGLRTEKEEKNKMEKERMKERVVEQETQYESNEDDDSVHVLRGNAFRVPPHFPIPVPPIETPLPSGCSILDTAVSCTNAKLTQIPPIADPDLTSLDLTGNIITTISDEAFNGIPNLEWVDLSKNNLTSPGIGPQAFKILKKLKRLYLDGNMLVHIPSELPSTLEEIKINDNRLHAIDEDSLQDLKNLVTLELEGNKLSEANVSPLAFYPLKSLSYLRLGRNKFRIIPQGLPASIEELYLENNQIEEVSEICFNHTRNINVIVLKHNKLEENRIAPLAWINQENLESIDLSYNKLYHVPSYLPKSLLHLILIGNQIERIPGYVFGHMKPGLEYLYLSFNKLTDDGVDSVSFFGAYHSLRELFLDHNELRFVPFGIEEMKKLRFLRLNNNKIRTVHPERICRTHASHDDDNDNSEEEEGRDSRLEHLHLENNYIKTRQLSPHAFSCIRSYCSVVLKPQKVK; from the exons ATGCAGGCTACATTTTTCGTCTATtatttcctgcttgtctctctgTGTATTGATTGTTTTCAAAATGGAACTAGTGCAATTCCCAGGAGGCAGAGGAGAAGAATGCGCTACAGAGCACTGAGAGCGAGCTCCTCTGCAGGGCACCGGTCCCAGAGACAGCTGAGGACGAggcttccagctcctgctcctgtAGTGCCCAGCATACCTCTTATTCATATTGATGATGGTGTTATGGGAGTATTTGACTCTCTCATAGGTTTGGGTGAACATGAATCTAGTTACAGTGTCTTACCAG GAAAGCAGGGGCACTGCATAGCTAATGGGATGATCATGTACGATAAAGCTGTCTGGTCCCCCAAGCCCTGTATTACTTGTCTCTGTTCCAAAGGAAAAGTGCTATGTGATACAACTATGTGCCATCCTCTGAAATGTCACACCACTATCATACCTGCAGGAGAATGCTGCCCGGTTTGTTCTGATATTG CCTCCTCTTTGGATCCAAGTATTATTTCAATGGATGACCTAACTGAGTTGTCTGGTGACTCTCCAGAACCCAATGACCTTGGCAACCCCATTATACAGTCATCAGCACATACCCAAGGTGAAAAGGATGAATTGATTACAACAGAAGGGACAGAGTTTAAAGAGAAAGAGATTCTTAAGGcggatgaaaagaaaagaaaaaggaaaggcaaaaagaatCGTCAAAAAGCTTATCACAAAGGAGAGAAGCCCATCACAAGAAAGGATGAAGAAAGAAGGCCATCGTATGAAGAGGAAGGACTACgaactgaaaaagaagaaaaaaataaaatggaaaaagaaagaatgaaagagagagTTGTGGAACAAGAAACGCAGTATGAAAGCAATGAAGATGACGACAGTGTACATGTGTTAAGAGGTAATGCTTTCAGAGTGCCACCTCATTTCCCAATTCCTGTTCCACCCATAGAAACTCCTTTGCCATCCGGATGTTCCATCTTGGACACCGCAGTGAGCTGCACTAACGCCAAACTTACACAAATACCACCAATTGCAGATCCAGATCTAACAAGTCTAGACCTCACAG GAAATATTATCACTACCATCTCAGATGAAGCATTCAATGGCATACCCAACTTGGAATGGGTTGACCTCAGTAAGAACAATCTCACCTCTCCTGGCATAGGTCCACAAGCGTTCAAA ATCCTGAAAAAGCTAAAACGCTTGTATTTAGACGGAAATATGCTGGTACACATTCCCTCTGAATTACCATCAactttggaagaaataaaaataaatgacaaccGCCTTCATGCCATTGATGAAGACTCCTTACAAG ATTTAAAGAACTTGGTCACCTTGGAATTGGAAGGAAATAAACTAAGCGAAGCAAATGTCAGTCCTCTGGCCTTCTATCCTTTGAAAAGTCTCTCTTATTTACGACTGGGGAGAAATAAATTTAGAATTATCCCACAAGGCCTTCCCGCTTCTattgag GAGTTATATCTTGAAAATAATCAAATTGAAGAAGTGTCAGAAATTTGCTTTAACCATACAAGAAACATAAATGTCATTGTGCTGAAGCATAacaaattagaagaaaatagaaTAGCACCTTTGGCTTGGATAAACCAAGA GAACTTGGAATCAATCGATCTCTCTTATAATAAGTTATATCATGTTCCCTCCTATCTGCCAAAATCTTTACTACATCTGATACTTATAGGAAACCAAATTGAAAGAATTCCAGGATATGTCTTTGGTCACATGAAGCCAGGGCTGGAATATCTCTACTTGTCCTTTAACAAACTTACTGATGATGGAGTAGATTCCGTATCATTTTTTGGAGCATATCACTCTCTGAGAGAGTTGTTTCTGGATCACAATGAATTAAGGTTTGTGCCATTTGGaattgaagaaatgaaaaaattacGTTTTCTACggctgaacaacaacaaaataag GACAGTCCATCCAGAACGCATCTGCAGGACTCACGCCAGTCATGATGATGATAATGACAACAGTGAAGAGGAGGAAGGTCGAGATTCACGTTTGGAACACCTTCATCTTGAAAACAACTATATCAAAACAAGACAGCTATCACCGCATGCATTTTCATGCATAAGATCTTACTGCAGTGTTGTTCTCAAACCACAGAAGGTCAAATAA